One Clarias gariepinus isolate MV-2021 ecotype Netherlands chromosome 5, CGAR_prim_01v2, whole genome shotgun sequence genomic region harbors:
- the lims2 gene encoding LIM and senescent cell antigen-like-containing domain protein 2 translates to MEAKKRGIPASIPENEELMEVEMNGVQDRQNFGEAEVPQSKSQRRQSDVKVYKEFCDFYARYNMANALANAICELCKAGFTPAEKIVNSNGELYHEQCFVCAQCFQQFSEGLYYEFDDRKYCEHDFHMLFAPCCNQCGEFITGRVIKAMNNSWHPECFCCDICHAVLADVGFAKNAGRHLCRPCHMRERACGLGKYICQKCHTIIEEQPLIFRNDPYHPDHFNCSNCGKELTADARELKNELYCLPCHDKMGVPICGACRRPIEGRVVNAVGKQWHVEHFVCAKCEKPFLGHQHFERKGLAYCETHYNLLFGDVCHHCNRVIEGEVISALNKSWCINCFACSTCSSKLSLKDKFVELDLKPVCKQCYERMPTQLKARLAKREHDSKDRKKKIGICL, encoded by the exons ATGGAAGCGAAGAAACGAGGAATTCCAGCTTCGATTCCTGAGAATGAGGAGCTCATGGAGGTGGAGATGAACGGCGTGCAGGACAGGCAGAACTTTGGAGAAGCTGAAGTGCCTCAGTCCAAATCCCAGAGGAGACAAAGTGATGTGAAGGTCTATAAGGAGTTCTGTGACTTCTACGCTCGCTA tAACATGGCAAACGCTCTGGCTAATGCTATCTGTGAGCTTTGTAAAGCCGGCTTCACTCCTGCTGAGAAAATCGTGAACAGTAACGGCGAGCTGTACCATGAGCAGTGCTTCGTGTGTGCTCAGTGTTTCCAGCAGTTTTCAGAAGGGTTATATTATGAG TTTGATGATCGGAAATACTGTGAGCATGACTTCCACATGCTGTTTGCTCCGTGCTGTAATCAGTGTG gggaGTTCATCACTGGCCGTGTCATTAAGGCCATGAACAATAGTTGGCACCCAGAGTGTTTTTGCTGTGATATCTGCCACGCTGTGCTTGCTGATGTTGGTTTTGCAAAGAATGCAGGCAG ACACCTGTGTCGTCCGTGCCACATGCGAGAGCGAGCTTGTGGCCTTGGCAAGTACATCTGCCAGAAGTGTCACACCATCATCGAGGAACAGCCGCTCATCTTCAGAAACGATCCGTACCACCCCGATCACTTTAACTGCAGCAACTGTGG TAAGGAGCTCACTGCTGATGCCAGGGAGCTGAAGAATGAGCTGTATTGCCTGCCGTGCCACGACAAGATGGGTGTGCCGATCTGTGGGGCCTGCAGGCGGCCGATAGAGGGCAGAGTGGTGAATGCAGTGGGCAAGCAATGGCATGTTGAG caTTTTGTGTGTGCCAAGTGTGAGAAACCTTTCCTGGGCCATCAGCATTTTGAACGCAAAGGCCTGGCTTATTGCGAGACGCACTACAACCTG CTCTTTGGAGACGTGTGCCACCACTGCAACCGCGTCATCGAGGGAGAAG TCATTTCAGCACTGAATAAATCCTGGTGCATCAACTGCTTCGCCTGTTCCACCTGCAGTTCTAAGCTGAGCCTAAA GGATAAGTTTGTGGAGCTCGATCTGAAGCCTGTGTGTAAACAGTGCTATGAAAGAATGCCGACTCAGCTGAAGGCCCGTCTAGCGAAGCGTGAACATGACTCAAAGGACAGAAAAAAGAAGATTGGTATCTGTCTGTAA